One genomic region from Sphingobacterium multivorum encodes:
- a CDS encoding RagB/SusD family nutrient uptake outer membrane protein codes for MKSIYNIVFISSLLLLGLSACRKDLLNQNPTTTPSSETFWVDENDALAALMANYSIFRPCFDRDYHFDGHGDYLKVYNTGAAPISLTVNSPMNYGSGASAMYRALYGSIFSSNFVIENTNARLLPVAKTDAVKQTLETIVAEAKLLRAIAYFRLISLWGDVPYFYKSAPAPAEADTVRRMPIAQLKDSIMADLNYAVDKLPNKGAAIGRAGKPAALAFRGKFQLYWGSWKKNGWPELDGFVQSAADAKSAYTAAAADFKRVINDFGIKMFRNGDPGSWGELGKADVLPNYYYMFIPSTGNLSQDEEMVMVLTHGGVGTKQSEEYQRVWTGPLVSLGQNQAIPRYELADRYQSTITGDFLPKMVQLDPVKNPAARTTANSAVNPESYRNRDYRMKATLLWDYELIMGMSPTETTGYIPFVYKTWGAAVTVNGVSYKTSFTDNTTNLSGLQSRKFVRNYGGVARSDGNYNWPLMRIADVYLMYAEATNEIGGPQADAIDLVNKVRRRGNLPALAGAKTASRDAFFDAIEQERIVELFGEGQRAFDLRRWRKLETVFGKPYGDGKWFQDSFGNNWERFFFNESELTYQKCYIYQIPETERSRNPNLTQNIPWK; via the coding sequence ATGAAATCGATATATAACATCGTGTTTATTTCTTCTTTGTTGCTTCTTGGTTTATCCGCGTGCCGCAAAGATTTGTTAAATCAAAATCCAACAACAACGCCAAGCTCTGAAACGTTCTGGGTGGACGAAAATGACGCGCTTGCTGCCTTAATGGCGAACTATTCGATATTTAGACCTTGTTTTGATCGTGACTATCATTTTGATGGTCATGGTGATTACCTGAAGGTGTACAATACCGGTGCGGCGCCTATTTCATTAACGGTGAATAGTCCGATGAATTATGGTTCCGGTGCGTCGGCAATGTATAGAGCATTGTATGGATCTATATTCAGTTCCAACTTTGTGATCGAAAATACCAATGCGCGCTTGCTGCCCGTAGCAAAAACTGATGCTGTAAAACAGACCTTGGAAACAATCGTGGCGGAAGCCAAATTGCTGCGTGCCATTGCCTACTTTAGACTGATTTCCTTATGGGGCGATGTACCTTATTTTTATAAATCGGCACCGGCGCCTGCAGAGGCTGATACGGTGCGTAGAATGCCTATTGCGCAGCTGAAAGATTCCATTATGGCTGATTTAAATTACGCTGTGGACAAATTGCCGAATAAGGGGGCTGCAATTGGTCGTGCCGGTAAGCCTGCCGCGTTGGCCTTCCGTGGTAAGTTTCAATTGTACTGGGGTTCGTGGAAGAAAAATGGATGGCCCGAATTGGATGGATTTGTGCAATCTGCTGCCGACGCTAAGTCGGCCTATACGGCGGCAGCTGCGGATTTTAAGCGTGTGATCAATGATTTTGGTATCAAAATGTTTAGAAATGGTGACCCAGGTTCATGGGGTGAATTGGGGAAGGCAGATGTGCTCCCAAATTATTACTACATGTTTATACCTTCTACGGGCAACTTGAGTCAAGATGAGGAAATGGTCATGGTGCTTACCCATGGCGGTGTGGGTACAAAACAGAGTGAGGAATATCAACGTGTGTGGACTGGGCCATTGGTGTCTTTAGGGCAGAACCAAGCTATTCCGCGTTATGAATTGGCCGACCGTTATCAATCTACCATTACGGGAGATTTCTTGCCCAAGATGGTTCAGCTAGATCCAGTGAAAAATCCGGCAGCACGTACAACAGCAAATTCAGCGGTGAACCCTGAGTCGTACCGTAATCGCGATTATCGCATGAAAGCGACTTTGTTGTGGGATTATGAATTGATTATGGGTATGAGCCCTACGGAGACGACAGGTTATATTCCTTTTGTCTACAAAACTTGGGGTGCTGCGGTGACGGTTAACGGTGTATCTTACAAAACTTCCTTCACCGATAATACCACAAATCTCTCGGGATTACAATCGCGTAAATTTGTGCGCAATTATGGTGGTGTGGCACGTAGTGATGGAAATTACAATTGGCCTTTGATGCGCATTGCAGACGTGTATCTGATGTATGCTGAAGCGACCAATGAGATTGGTGGTCCACAGGCGGATGCGATTGATTTGGTTAATAAGGTCAGGCGCCGTGGTAACTTGCCCGCGCTTGCGGGGGCTAAAACCGCTTCTCGTGATGCTTTTTTTGATGCTATAGAACAGGAAAGGATCGTAGAGTTGTTTGGTGAAGGACAGCGTGCCTTTGACCTGCGGAGATGGCGTAAACTGGAAACCGTATTTGGTAAGCCTTATGGTGATGGAAAATGGTTCCAGGATAGTTTTGGGAATAATTGGGAGCGCTTTTTCTTCAATGAGTCTGAGTTGACTTATCAAAAGTGTTATATCTATCAAATCCCGGAAACAGAACGTTCGCGGAATCCGAATTTAACACAAAATATACCTTGGAAATAA
- a CDS encoding SusC/RagA family TonB-linked outer membrane protein, whose protein sequence is MILKQIKIRDVINRSCLLVGLPFISMAALANVPSSPNNGKIPISDVLNPSPGLAKFQQQLVGQVLDAKGQPLSGVEVRNLKNATVTVTDQEGRFKLTGSVSDQIQFRLIGFNTKVVSGKDVQALVLDASENALDEVVVVGYGKQKKGNLTGAVASVNFDQSTSSRGLSNASQALQGVIPGLAVSQNSGMAGNNAADLLIRGLGTVNSAGPLIVVDGMPDVNMNRVNVNDIESVTVLKDASSAAVYGSRAANGVVLITTKSGKRNSRTVISFSANKSLVKPTRSFDFVNNYAKAMTATQRAQAYNTAASAFNFKNGTIDEWLALSMIDPRLYPSTDWWDVILRNGQSGNYNVSINGGTENNNYYLSVGMLDEKGIQINNDFKRYNAAFNFETKVTNTIGAGVRFSGNWSDYRYNYEDGMTANSTSGMDLFTSPAGILPYDPMTGFYGGAMSYNESPQANNIYADYMTRNQNHMNQKQALVNGYLNWKPFKGFEAKVDYALNYDTRFQWKADMPTKLYNIRTGLSIRDLVPTNDGIYNTDRNNYKTQLNFKLSYDHKFGANHDFSALAVYSEEYWNNRVLAGSRLDRLHPSLHEIDGASEDVQNVSGSSSAEGLRSYIGRLNYTAFGKYMFEGNFRVDGSSRFLPGDQYGFFPSAAVGWRISDEAFMSAFKEKISLSSAKFRASYGSLGNNSGVGLYEQKQSLVSSPYYLIDNSTGTGSVVKGLINKKLINYDLTWEKTRVFNLGLDLGFFKNKLTAELDYYERKTIGMNRPSDVSMHLTGLFAAPRRNIGDMMNKGLEANVTWNDRKGDVGYMLNFNVGYNKNKLLSWNEQLQRGSVFIDMPYNFIYAFESLGIAQSWQDVYNAVPQGASPGDILLKDVNGDGKLDANDRVAYPAYQLGRPKVNYGFRGSVDYKGFDFSFLLQAATGRKEFWMNKANSNFLGTANQAITEDQWNNMWSLDNRDADYPKLLPSTLGSTSPNAYLSTFWLQNMSYLRVKNLQLGYTFKKELLMKLGIQKLRVFGSVDNLAVLTSFKGLDPEKSTYTNDAYPMTKSFVVGLNVDL, encoded by the coding sequence ATGATACTAAAGCAGATTAAAATCCGGGATGTAATAAACAGGAGTTGCCTGTTGGTAGGGCTACCTTTTATTTCGATGGCTGCATTGGCAAATGTACCTTCTTCCCCTAATAATGGAAAGATTCCGATCTCGGATGTTCTAAATCCTTCGCCGGGTTTAGCTAAATTTCAGCAGCAGCTTGTCGGGCAGGTGCTGGACGCTAAAGGGCAGCCACTGTCCGGTGTGGAAGTGCGTAACCTTAAAAATGCTACTGTTACCGTTACGGATCAAGAAGGCCGTTTTAAATTAACGGGTTCGGTTTCAGATCAGATTCAATTTCGGTTAATCGGTTTTAATACAAAAGTGGTGTCGGGGAAAGACGTGCAGGCTTTGGTGCTTGATGCGAGCGAAAATGCGCTGGATGAAGTGGTTGTGGTGGGGTATGGTAAGCAGAAAAAAGGCAACTTGACTGGTGCTGTGGCCAGTGTCAATTTTGACCAATCTACTTCAAGCCGGGGGCTTTCCAATGCCTCGCAGGCCTTACAGGGTGTTATTCCCGGTTTGGCCGTAAGTCAAAACTCAGGGATGGCCGGAAATAATGCAGCGGATCTTTTGATCCGGGGGCTGGGGACGGTCAATAGTGCTGGACCGCTGATCGTGGTCGACGGGATGCCCGATGTCAATATGAACCGTGTGAATGTGAATGATATTGAAAGTGTGACCGTGCTAAAAGATGCTTCTTCCGCTGCTGTATACGGTTCCAGAGCGGCCAACGGGGTTGTATTGATTACGACAAAGTCTGGTAAAAGAAACAGTAGGACGGTTATTTCCTTTAGTGCCAACAAATCGCTGGTGAAACCTACCCGCTCTTTTGATTTTGTTAATAATTATGCAAAAGCAATGACGGCTACGCAAAGGGCCCAGGCTTATAATACCGCTGCATCTGCATTCAATTTTAAAAATGGAACGATCGACGAATGGTTGGCTTTAAGTATGATCGACCCGAGATTGTATCCAAGTACCGATTGGTGGGATGTTATTCTTCGCAATGGTCAAAGTGGGAATTATAATGTTTCCATTAATGGGGGGACTGAAAATAACAATTACTATTTGTCTGTGGGTATGCTGGATGAGAAGGGGATACAGATCAATAATGATTTTAAACGTTATAATGCTGCATTTAACTTCGAAACAAAAGTAACCAATACCATCGGTGCTGGGGTCCGGTTCTCCGGAAATTGGTCCGATTACCGGTATAACTACGAGGATGGTATGACTGCCAACTCAACAAGTGGAATGGATTTGTTTACCTCGCCAGCAGGTATATTGCCTTATGATCCTATGACCGGTTTTTATGGTGGAGCAATGTCTTACAATGAAAGCCCGCAGGCCAATAATATTTATGCGGATTACATGACGCGCAACCAGAACCACATGAATCAAAAGCAGGCTCTGGTGAATGGTTATTTAAACTGGAAGCCGTTCAAAGGGTTTGAGGCTAAAGTGGATTATGCCCTAAATTATGACACGCGTTTTCAATGGAAGGCAGATATGCCGACAAAATTGTATAACATCCGGACAGGATTGTCTATCCGGGATCTTGTGCCAACAAATGATGGGATCTATAATACAGACCGGAACAATTACAAAACACAGCTGAACTTCAAGTTGAGTTATGATCATAAGTTCGGCGCTAATCATGATTTCTCTGCTTTGGCCGTGTATTCCGAAGAATATTGGAACAATCGTGTTTTGGCGGGTAGTCGCTTAGATCGTTTGCATCCTAGTTTACATGAAATCGATGGTGCATCTGAAGATGTACAAAATGTGTCGGGATCATCATCGGCGGAAGGTTTACGTTCTTATATCGGACGATTAAATTATACAGCCTTTGGAAAGTATATGTTTGAAGGGAACTTCCGGGTAGATGGTTCTTCGCGTTTCTTGCCGGGCGATCAATATGGTTTTTTTCCTTCCGCGGCAGTGGGGTGGCGGATCTCAGATGAGGCGTTTATGTCGGCATTTAAGGAGAAGATTAGCCTGAGTTCGGCTAAATTTAGAGCTTCTTATGGTTCATTGGGTAATAATAGTGGTGTAGGCTTGTATGAGCAGAAACAATCTTTGGTGTCCAGTCCCTACTATCTGATTGACAATAGTACAGGAACAGGGTCTGTTGTCAAGGGGTTGATCAATAAAAAACTGATCAACTATGACCTTACCTGGGAAAAGACACGTGTGTTTAATTTGGGCTTGGACCTTGGGTTCTTTAAAAATAAACTGACGGCCGAGTTGGATTACTACGAAAGAAAGACGATCGGTATGAACAGACCTTCGGATGTATCGATGCATCTGACGGGTTTATTTGCTGCTCCGCGACGCAATATCGGCGATATGATGAATAAAGGGCTGGAAGCAAATGTGACCTGGAATGATAGAAAAGGTGATGTGGGTTACATGCTGAACTTTAATGTGGGCTACAACAAGAACAAGCTATTGTCTTGGAATGAGCAGTTGCAAAGAGGTTCGGTATTTATTGATATGCCTTATAATTTTATCTATGCTTTCGAATCGTTGGGCATTGCGCAGTCTTGGCAGGATGTCTATAATGCAGTTCCTCAGGGGGCTTCTCCGGGAGATATTTTGTTGAAAGATGTCAATGGTGACGGCAAATTGGATGCGAATGACCGCGTGGCATATCCCGCTTACCAATTGGGTAGGCCAAAGGTAAATTACGGATTTAGAGGTTCTGTTGACTACAAAGGTTTTGATTTCTCTTTCCTGTTGCAGGCTGCTACCGGACGAAAAGAATTTTGGATGAACAAAGCGAATTCAAATTTTTTAGGGACGGCAAATCAGGCGATTACGGAAGATCAGTGGAATAATATGTGGAGCCTGGACAATCGCGATGCCGATTATCCTAAATTGCTTCCAAGTACATTGGGATCAACGAGTCCAAATGCATACTTGAGTACATTTTGGTTGCAAAACATGTCTTATTTAAGGGTTAAAAATCTGCAGCTTGGCTATACTTTTAAGAAAGAATTACTGATGAAGCTGGGGATCCAGAAGTTACGTGTATTCGGTTCTGTAGATAACTTGGCGGTTTTGACGAGTTTTAAAGGCTTAGATCCGGAGAAAAGTACCTATACCAATGATGCCTATCCGATGACGAAGAGTTTTGTGGTTGGACTGAATGTAGACTTATAA
- a CDS encoding PQQ-dependent sugar dehydrogenase, protein MKKQTYIWLVSLIPLLSSCSSETERERKPINNIQLEYSILSLTKEATKLHVPWDLQYDRVNNAILFSEIGGSIRRLDTKTKVVTLVDSLTDVYHQRTLGLLGMALYQPEQQQAYLYLSYTSKKDSLIFSNLYRYDYNTAGKLSNPKLLLQIPGNTGHNGSRVIVSTDKKVYWATGDAASDTFAQDSTSLNGKILRLNLDGSIPKDNPIKNSYVYAWGFRNMQGLTHDAKGLIYTSEHGDAIEDEINLIQPLKNYGWPQIEGMIDTEKEKAIAKSSPRQEPIKSWTPVVAPSGMAYYGSNVIPEWQHSLLLATLKNQSLRILKLSADGQQIVDEKILFKDQLGRLRSVLTLPNGDIYFCSSNRDWNPQKGFPKPDDDVIYRLRIADKAVAPMIKPVAANAVSSPAKSGQALYEAYCASCHKADGKGLINTFPPLANSSLVKGDPAPLLRVILHGLKDKTIAKVKYESAMPSFSFLKNEEVIEITNYIRTHFGNSAPKINQQHLTSLR, encoded by the coding sequence ATGAAAAAACAAACCTATATTTGGCTTGTATCGCTGATCCCGCTGCTTTCTTCCTGTTCTTCCGAGACAGAAAGAGAACGTAAACCCATAAATAACATCCAACTGGAGTACAGCATACTATCGCTAACCAAAGAAGCTACAAAACTCCATGTGCCCTGGGATTTACAATATGACCGGGTCAATAACGCCATTCTGTTTTCTGAAATCGGAGGAAGTATACGAAGACTGGATACAAAAACAAAAGTTGTTACTTTGGTGGACAGCCTGACCGACGTATACCATCAGCGCACCCTGGGACTCTTGGGAATGGCGCTCTATCAGCCGGAACAGCAGCAAGCTTATCTTTACCTTTCTTACACCAGCAAAAAAGATAGCCTTATTTTTTCCAACCTATATCGCTACGATTATAATACGGCAGGCAAGTTGTCAAACCCAAAATTGCTTTTACAGATCCCCGGAAATACGGGACATAACGGCTCCCGAGTTATTGTTTCGACAGACAAAAAAGTATATTGGGCTACAGGAGATGCCGCAAGTGATACCTTCGCACAAGACAGCACCTCATTAAACGGTAAAATCTTACGCCTCAATCTCGACGGGAGCATTCCAAAAGACAATCCAATTAAAAACAGCTATGTATATGCCTGGGGATTTCGAAACATGCAAGGACTTACCCATGATGCAAAAGGCTTAATTTACACCTCTGAACATGGCGATGCCATCGAAGATGAAATCAACCTGATCCAACCGCTAAAAAATTATGGCTGGCCACAGATCGAAGGCATGATTGACACGGAAAAGGAAAAAGCTATCGCCAAAAGCTCGCCAAGACAGGAACCTATTAAATCGTGGACTCCAGTCGTTGCACCATCTGGTATGGCCTATTACGGTTCCAACGTTATCCCTGAATGGCAACATAGCTTATTGCTTGCAACGTTAAAAAATCAGTCTCTACGTATCCTAAAATTATCTGCCGATGGGCAGCAGATCGTCGATGAGAAGATCCTATTCAAAGATCAACTTGGCCGGCTAAGATCCGTATTGACCTTACCCAATGGGGACATTTATTTCTGTTCAAGCAACCGGGACTGGAATCCACAAAAGGGATTTCCAAAACCCGATGACGACGTGATCTACCGACTCCGCATTGCCGATAAGGCCGTTGCGCCAATGATTAAGCCCGTTGCAGCCAACGCCGTCAGCTCCCCGGCCAAAAGTGGTCAAGCCTTATACGAAGCGTATTGTGCGTCTTGTCATAAAGCAGATGGAAAGGGACTTATAAACACCTTCCCCCCATTAGCCAATTCATCTCTTGTCAAAGGCGACCCAGCACCTTTATTGCGGGTTATCCTCCACGGACTGAAAGACAAAACAATAGCCAAGGTCAAATACGAGAGCGCAATGCCATCTTTTTCATTCCTGAAAAATGAAGAGGTCATTGAAATTACCAATTATATCCGTACACACTTTGGGAATTCTGCACCTA
- a CDS encoding SMP-30/gluconolactonase/LRE family protein, with the protein MNILIEGLLFPEGPAFDREDGIWLVEKEAGNLIYYKDNQYSRIAVNGHPNGIAIDKNGIIWFCDSQQNSIRCYDPLHKTCTTIATKIAGKPLKMPNDLCFDTEGNLLFSCPGNDLDDGTGYLCCLNKQGNLSKVHTGLFYPNGLAFAADNCTLFVAETGTKWIWKMHWNSLTQQVENIEKFIETGGLIGPDGIAFDQDNQLYAAIYGSQHILSIDTKNKTIEKIPTPGKNPTNCALDPKGIQGLMITEAEKGQLLQWGSTKKGLL; encoded by the coding sequence ATGAATATTCTCATTGAAGGACTCCTTTTTCCAGAAGGCCCCGCTTTCGACCGGGAGGATGGTATATGGCTTGTGGAGAAAGAAGCAGGAAACTTGATCTATTACAAAGACAATCAGTATAGCAGAATAGCTGTGAATGGACATCCCAACGGCATTGCAATCGATAAAAACGGCATAATATGGTTTTGCGACTCACAACAAAATAGCATCCGTTGTTATGATCCCTTACACAAAACCTGCACAACAATAGCTACGAAAATCGCAGGAAAGCCATTAAAAATGCCCAACGACTTATGTTTTGATACCGAAGGGAACCTATTATTCTCCTGCCCGGGAAATGACCTGGACGATGGTACAGGCTACCTCTGCTGCCTAAATAAACAGGGTAATCTTTCCAAGGTCCACACGGGTCTATTTTACCCAAACGGATTGGCTTTCGCAGCAGACAACTGTACACTTTTTGTCGCCGAAACGGGTACAAAATGGATCTGGAAAATGCACTGGAACAGCTTGACACAACAGGTGGAGAACATCGAAAAATTCATCGAAACAGGTGGTCTTATTGGCCCAGATGGAATTGCCTTCGATCAGGATAACCAGCTTTATGCCGCTATCTATGGATCGCAACATATCCTATCCATTGATACCAAAAACAAGACGATCGAGAAAATACCTACGCCGGGAAAGAATCCGACAAATTGTGCTTTAGACCCAAAAGGCATTCAGGGACTTATGATTACAGAAGCTGAAAAAGGGCAATTGTTGCAGTGGGGCAGCACAAAAAAGGGTCTATTGTAA
- a CDS encoding aspartate aminotransferase family protein, producing the protein MQENEKSAAILRENARWIPGGVVSLNRKSDPNICFVKGNGSLVEDIDGNSYIDYQAGFAASFLGHNDPDVNAAVLQTLQEQQVLMGAGPTLLEGEFAELFCQSVPSVESVQITTTGSEATYHAIRIARAVTGRDHVIVMQGGYNGWHNDVACNVISQRADVGSYQSPGEYPFDSLSAGVPKNHSDLVHIVNYNDLESVLYVVQKYDVACILLEPILQNIGIVKPKEGYLEGLRKMADAHGFLLIFDEVKTGFRHALGGYQSICGIQPDLSTFGKAVANGYPLGVIAGKKKYMDYFVDPDKSKRVMIAGTFNAFPLTTAAAIATLKKLGSAEHRVYEHVEALGARLEQGYKEIFPKLGVPFYVARQGSAFCTYFMDHAPVNFHDILDNHNFELDTQYRKKLIKEGIFNFPAPIKQGSISFAHTEDDIDRTLEATERVIKSL; encoded by the coding sequence ATGCAAGAAAATGAAAAATCAGCCGCGATACTGCGGGAGAATGCAAGATGGATACCGGGTGGAGTGGTATCGTTAAATCGGAAGTCAGATCCGAATATCTGCTTCGTCAAAGGAAATGGTAGTCTGGTCGAAGATATTGATGGGAACAGCTACATAGATTATCAGGCTGGATTTGCAGCATCCTTTCTGGGGCATAATGATCCTGACGTGAACGCTGCAGTGTTACAGACCTTGCAGGAACAGCAGGTATTGATGGGGGCTGGGCCAACCTTACTCGAAGGTGAGTTTGCGGAGCTTTTTTGTCAGTCTGTTCCTTCGGTAGAGAGCGTTCAGATCACAACGACAGGATCGGAAGCGACTTACCATGCCATCCGTATTGCCCGTGCTGTAACGGGGCGCGATCATGTGATTGTTATGCAGGGGGGCTACAATGGCTGGCACAACGATGTGGCCTGCAATGTGATCAGTCAACGTGCCGATGTGGGTTCGTATCAAAGTCCGGGGGAATATCCATTCGATTCATTGAGTGCTGGCGTTCCCAAAAATCACAGCGATTTGGTACACATTGTCAACTACAACGATTTGGAAAGTGTGCTGTATGTGGTTCAAAAATATGATGTTGCCTGTATTCTGTTGGAACCGATTCTGCAGAATATCGGGATTGTGAAACCGAAGGAAGGTTATTTGGAAGGTTTACGCAAGATGGCCGACGCGCATGGATTTCTGTTGATCTTTGATGAAGTAAAAACCGGATTCAGACATGCGCTGGGGGGCTATCAGTCCATCTGTGGTATTCAGCCGGATCTTTCAACCTTCGGAAAGGCGGTTGCAAACGGTTACCCATTGGGTGTTATTGCAGGAAAGAAAAAATATATGGATTACTTTGTGGATCCTGATAAGTCGAAGCGCGTTATGATTGCCGGTACATTTAATGCTTTTCCTTTAACGACGGCGGCGGCGATTGCGACACTGAAAAAATTAGGCAGCGCCGAGCATCGCGTTTATGAACATGTAGAGGCGCTTGGTGCGCGTTTGGAGCAGGGATATAAGGAAATATTTCCTAAATTAGGCGTACCGTTTTATGTCGCACGCCAAGGATCTGCCTTCTGTACATATTTTATGGACCATGCGCCAGTCAATTTTCATGATATTTTGGATAACCACAATTTTGAGCTGGATACCCAATATCGAAAAAAGCTCATAAAAGAGGGGATTTTCAATTTCCCGGCACCAATTAAACAAGGAAGTATCTCCTTTGCACATACGGAGGATGATATCGACAGAACGTTGGAGGCAACTGAACGCGTAATAAAAAGTTTGTAA
- a CDS encoding GntR family transcriptional regulator — translation MKEDSLAYKVYLEVRKKILSSQLAGGARLVESAWADKLTVSRVAVREAFMRLAGESLVEFGEKGGCFVKKMTVEDVKDIRELRELLEIGALKILFSKKSKELIEDLELICNDFSEMVSKGYYGGACEADVRFHERIIEGTCNSRLISIYKNSNIPLFHMKLGAIMGQMEDYLDTEKEHRAIVDALKADDWNKAYTTLVHHLDRGEQEALELV, via the coding sequence ATGAAAGAGGATTCGCTTGCCTATAAAGTTTATTTAGAAGTACGTAAGAAAATTTTGTCCAGTCAGCTGGCTGGAGGGGCAAGATTGGTGGAGAGTGCTTGGGCGGATAAGTTGACGGTGAGTCGAGTGGCTGTTCGTGAGGCTTTTATGCGGTTAGCAGGCGAGAGTCTGGTTGAGTTTGGTGAAAAAGGCGGCTGCTTTGTGAAAAAAATGACAGTCGAAGATGTGAAGGATATTCGTGAGCTGCGTGAGTTGTTGGAAATAGGTGCATTAAAGATTCTGTTTTCAAAGAAAAGTAAAGAGCTTATCGAAGATTTGGAACTGATCTGTAACGATTTTTCGGAGATGGTCAGCAAGGGGTATTATGGTGGTGCTTGCGAGGCGGATGTTCGTTTTCATGAGCGGATTATTGAGGGAACTTGCAATTCAAGGTTGATTTCTATTTACAAGAACAGTAACATTCCCTTATTTCATATGAAGCTCGGGGCTATTATGGGGCAGATGGAAGATTACCTGGATACGGAGAAGGAGCATCGCGCTATTGTTGATGCGCTGAAAGCGGATGACTGGAATAAAGCCTATACAACCCTGGTTCATCATTTGGATCGCGGCGAGCAAGAAGCCTTGGAATTGGTTTAA
- a CDS encoding DUF4466 family protein, which yields MKTNYLKIGLLSIGFGLLLLGSCKEEAYEIPKAKDGLQNDIIKRSLGPNVVGATIDFAYAAAILPDQGKLTSIAVEASIAGDEGTVLENKSYYTSSTGADVGVVVGDPATVNGNRTEVKFTKDTSASTLRYSYKIPAAAKGKSVTFTFRARSSNGQEIALKTEAYAIRNMDMALDLIGKDGAACFFSVADLKWYTATEAAANPDKIDLIYLYRPLPTVTYAHSLVAPTTDASYLPSFTLPVGLTNKTKIVKAWTVRDQQLARLQYSVFVDDVDLKDKSFIDAPDFAINLKAESGLWLQTADGKYNAYVFVNSVNNTTKEMKISVKRLQVK from the coding sequence ATGAAAACAAATTATTTAAAAATAGGGCTACTGTCCATCGGATTTGGGCTCTTGCTGTTAGGTTCTTGTAAAGAAGAAGCTTATGAAATTCCAAAAGCAAAAGATGGTTTGCAAAACGACATCATTAAGCGCTCTTTAGGGCCAAATGTGGTTGGTGCTACCATAGACTTTGCTTATGCGGCGGCGATATTACCAGATCAGGGGAAGCTCACATCGATCGCTGTGGAAGCCAGCATTGCGGGTGATGAGGGTACTGTGCTTGAAAACAAATCGTACTACACCAGTAGTACCGGGGCAGACGTAGGTGTTGTCGTTGGCGACCCTGCGACAGTAAATGGGAATAGGACGGAGGTGAAATTTACAAAAGACACCTCGGCTTCAACGCTGCGTTATAGCTACAAAATACCGGCAGCAGCAAAAGGTAAATCGGTTACGTTTACATTCAGGGCGAGGTCCAGTAATGGGCAGGAAATTGCGTTGAAGACCGAAGCGTATGCGATTCGTAATATGGATATGGCCTTAGACTTGATCGGGAAAGATGGGGCTGCCTGCTTTTTTTCTGTAGCAGATCTAAAATGGTATACAGCAACGGAAGCTGCAGCAAACCCGGATAAAATTGATTTGATCTATTTGTACCGGCCATTGCCAACGGTGACTTATGCACATTCATTGGTTGCTCCCACGACGGATGCCAGTTATTTGCCGAGCTTCACCTTACCTGTCGGGCTGACAAATAAAACGAAGATCGTGAAGGCTTGGACCGTGCGGGATCAACAATTGGCACGATTGCAATACAGTGTATTTGTGGACGATGTGGATTTGAAAGACAAATCGTTTATCGATGCGCCAGATTTTGCCATTAATTTAAAAGCTGAATCAGGACTATGGCTGCAAACGGCAGATGGTAAATACAATGCTTATGTATTTGTCAATAGCGTAAATAATACCACGAAAGAAATGAAGATCAGTGTAAAAAGGTTGCAAGTAAAATAA